ctagtctatattataatacccgtatacgtctgtctgtctgtctgtcacgcaaaaaggtagcttagctgcgcaatagcgagaagcacgcaatgcggtataaaaaggacgggcgaacccgtggattttccacaggctaacgactagtaaagtcaaaataacacatctcaaatattctTACATCTTATAAAGTGATTACGTTAGATTACgttaaaacttttaatatttcaatcagaagtgtctggaaattcatttattcagttgcataccatcctgtcccccaaaaatatacacaaaatataaaaattaactgGTTAAgaacacaatttttattttcttagaaGGGGTAAATTTCGAATCAACAaggatattatttttggaaaagatAGGTCATCACATAAGtttatacacaaaatgtaaaacagatcacTTTTTGAGGAGctcatccaaatcaacaaaaatcagctCATTTAGCATACGTTCCATATTGCATTGaccataaatcttccacaaaaaggttatgaaacacatccaattatagaaaaatcaggcatttcattaaatataaaaaacaaaaaagtttcagTCAGAacaattagtaattttttcatcatcaccaaacacagttattgctacaattttaaaattgttaacaAAAACGTTAAACCATgagcaaaaatgacatcacatacagtttagTTCTCCCCAAGAAACGTTTTTAATACAAACTATAAAACagccattagcttacacaacagccttcAGTGGAGTCCAATTCCACAAAAAtgtgttctttcagtatattgcatgtggtcttttttccacaaaagtttccccaaaatttttaaaaacagcagcTGGTAACATCAACAAAAACACGAACAGCCATACGATACGTTAAAGTCATAAATCCACGTTTATACTCTGGACATAAACATACATCACACTATCCTgcgcaaaagttcaagtctttgaaagattttgtaggtgctcataaaagaagagaagtttgGAAACAAAGGTAGCTAGGTATAGATAATTagaaaagaggaataacaacataagTCATTAGGTAAGAGCTAgcagctagcattagctagttAACAGTAGTTAAGACatccagttaaatatacttaaactgggaacaattagctaaaactaaagctacaatactggccaaaactattggaatttagctgtccttcccccctacccccatacacaatgttgatttgtgttaaattttgagcATTCAAGGAACAGCCAAAGCCAAAGTCAACACTGTTTAAGGAGGGGAGGGGGCAGGTTTCTTCAGTCCAAAAAGAAGGAATTCCATTATATATTGGCCAGGATtgtagctatttatgcttagtaaagcacatataaagagaaaaaatagtaatttaaaaataataaaattacagtgagtttaacaaaacaaaagttttccgtttgttagtcagctaacagctttatgtaccattttgaattttaggacaaatacattagttactCGCCAGGGTATACaataattatgcaacaaaatgtaaacaaatgtggcaagattttttaaaaaacgcggCAAAATATAAAACGttaagaatttgaggcttttaaGCGGCTTTTCctggaaaatgcgagtctgcttgctccagcGACAAACaccaaacgtctaaaaatagaGAATCTCTTACtgtttgtgatttcaaatccacttcaAGCTCTACCCtctattttctacttctaactttactttacttctTCACTTCTCACTTCCAACTTTACTTTTCTATTTCTACACttggacttttttctttttaaatatgctttctTGAACcccttttttcaccttttttttaaaaaggaaggGATtgttcttttgtgtttttttggtgGCAAGAGGACACCGtttttttttcgaaagttagccgttaaatttatttcagcaaatgaaattgagtcgttttcatcacgtgatgtaaacaaagtaaacccgctagcaaaatggacataattttttcggcgacttcaaagaaaatttcggcgacttcataagaaaattaacacatccactatgaccgtcacacacacttcgtattattatataagaggGGTTGTTGGTGGAACTGTAGAATGCCATACGAAATATTAGGTAATACAGGGTGATTGCCTGCGTAATCTGAGTAAGAAGCGTCTGTTGCAACCAGAGCAACGAACTTACGATACGTATTGATTACGGTTACCTATATCCATACCAGTACCTTTATCCCATTTTTTGCATGATACCCATGTTGATTTCTAACAATCACCCAGACGTAGTATGGGCAGCGAGTGAGTAGAGGATTTTGATGGTCGTGAAAATGTATATTCGAAACATGATTCCCTACCATCCGTATAAAATTGAGTGAATAGTCTGTTATGTCTGATCAACTCAACCTCCATTCACaaagttttcaattttaataataaCGCCTTTTGCAAAATTATCTTTGTATTCCGCGCTAATATCACATAACAACAACATTCGTGCCATTGCGCTAATGGAACATTCACCCTCCAAATAATACATAAACTACTAACAAAATCTTGCGTGTTTTGAGTAGCAAACTTATTTTCCCCATCAGACAACATCAGGTCAAAGTCGTCTGCGTTTAAACCGTTTCAAACTCTGTATGATCGATTGTTATGTCGTACTTGGTATAACATTCAACACAACCCCACGACTGCTGGCACTTGTATAAGGTGTGACCCAGACATTATGTGTCAAAAAACCGTTCTAACAATTCCCACAAAAAGGTTTACAAAAAGATGTCCGAAATGATCAAATTTGATTGTGTATAATTTGACGGATTTGGCGTTTTtgcgtctttttttatttatttttctttttcacatcgaAAAACATTGTTTATACTTTTTGCTGGTTTAACTTCTTTGGAAAAAAACTTAGATCGTGTTAGGAGAAAATTGGGCTATAGATAGCGCGTAGCTTTACTGTTTTTACACGCCAAAAAAAAAGATCTGGTCAAAGATAACAAAAtgcattaaaatatttacaattaagTGTACAGTGAAAATATCTACATAAAATATTATTCCTGTGTAAGTTTCAGGTAATCCTCGATGGCTGAcacaatgtttttattgttgatgATAAACTTCAAATGTTCGTCCTCCAATTTTTTTGTCAGTTACCAGTTGTCACTGTTTGCTTCATGGATAGATCTGTCAGTACTATTTTGACAGTATATATCTCTTTACATTGATTGATTACATTTTTTCTCCATAAGACGTGCATTTCATCACTGTTTCTCCAGGATACAAAGTGACCTGTTTCAAGCATGTGCTAATAAGACATGCTTTATAGGCACTCATTTAACACTTTTAACACAACAAGTATCGTCGACAAGTCGATGCCAATGTCCACACCTAGAGAAAATATGAGGATTATTAACAGTTGTAAATAGTAACGTGATGTCAAGAAATTAATCATGTGAAAAAACCTCTAACAATATCATTGTGTAGAGTGATATTATGTAGTTTTACATCTGTATTCTTAACTGAGAGCTGTTGCTTTGATTTGACAAGAGTATCAGAGAGATGTGCAATGAAATCGAAGTGTGAAAGAAACAAACTTACTTGTTTTATTGtgttattttgtttattgtttttttgtgtacAACTTAATCTgttgtttaatttcttttatcacTTTCTCAAATCCATTTTTCGATGATTGTTTTTTCAATCTAATGAAGTACTCTTGAACTGTTTCTTCATCGTTTCGTTTCATAAGTCTAAATAAGTACGTTTCGTGATTTGATTTATCTTCGGTTCAAAATGATTGTCTAACGCGTCAATATCATGTTTATACGTGTGTTCGACTTctaagtttaaaatattttcgtaTATTTCAAAAGTATCGTTACCAACATAGTTTAAAAGCATTGCACGTTTTTAGTTCTCGTCAGTACCAGCCCAATGCTGTAGAAAAAATCTCAAActtttcttcatattttttcCATCTGGTTGTTTGTTACTTCTGTGACATGAAGCGCTGGAAACTTTAAAGTTATTACAGCCTTTCTGTATTCTTGTAAAATGTAACGAACGTAAACgttttgtaaaataaacaattttttgtaagataatttttttaacgaaTTTATTCTTCTTTTAACTTTAAATATAATCTCTAAATAAtctttaacaaataaataaatatgaaatttcATGTTGTAGAttattttatgaagaaatctgcTTTTGAGTTAAAGGTTGTTCTTTCTTAATTTCCAAGATATTTGAATAAGTGCCCAATTTGGCTTCAGTAACATATTTACATAACCGCCTCCGGACGCTTATTCGAGAGAGGTGCTTATAAAAAAGATCACAATAAATGTTGGACGTTCAATCAAGCACTACGGTATGCTAGTAAATGTTCCTGTGATACCAAGATCCAGTACACATACCAGGTAATGTATATATTACAGAACAGAAATCTTGTATGATCAAGACCAGAATGTTCTATTATGCAGACAATATGTGTCACGTCGTTACTGGTGCCGATTACGTCATTccctaattttttaaacacaGCTGTttgtattgatttatttatcattgTTACGTTACAACTCATGAGCATTTTCTGTTTAGACCGCGAACACTTTACCCCATTCCTCTCACAAGAGTTACTCCGCTAAAAGAGCCCACGGttgaaaccttttttttttaatatttcattaCTACAGCAATATTATCAAACCGTCTGATCACTGAGTAATCAATCTTGGAAATTTCTGTCTGTCGATATAGTACTGATATTGAATATGAATCAAATAATATGTTCGCCAATATCTCTTATTAATTTAACATATATTAATCAATTTAACactaaaagaagaaaattgtAAGTTAAGTAAATAATGTTCGAACTTGTTGCCGAATTTATTAACATTAAAATTTAGGTTTTACAGCtcagtttttttttctaacagaTGCAGTTATTTGCTTGAAAAACTGCTGAATTATagcttgttttaaattttcgcttttaaaaattttttttttaaaactttggccttattcaaaaaaatttcccTGGTGTATTAATTTAAAGCTGATCATTTTATTTTAGGACGTATAGCTATGGCGGCAGCATCACAAGCTGGAGGGTCCACTCCACAAGATgtaattaataaaaatgaatacCAAGTCAAACTGGTTGCTCCCATCAACGAATGCTGTGATTATTTACTAGATATGCTACATGACCCGGGACGTGGTGACATGCCGAAAGATAAAGTAAAACTGTATCAAGCATTGAAACCATTCgagaaaaaattgcaaaagcATAATTTAGATATTGCACTTCCAGGAAACGGGGAAACGGATTCGAAATCGTTTGATATCACAACTCTTTGTGATATATTGATAAATTGCTgcccaaaaataaaaaaaccaaaGGGTGGTTGGAAAATCAAAGCACCAAAAGAAACTGATTTAAGTGACGGTGCTGAAATCATTCGGATCAGAAACGCAAGAAATAGTGTTATGCATGCTAAAGCGCTATCTGAGGCAAAATATGTTGAGTTATGGGACGCAATACAAGCAATTTTACATCGGAATGGTtacgatataaaaaaaataactgacTTAAAAACGCTTTCCTTGAAAGAATACTGTTTGAAAAATGAATTGTTTCAAATTAAGTTACAAAAAGCAGAACAAGATATTATGAAAGATgatgtaaaacaaaataaagatagAATCAAACAGAATAAAGATGGAATCAAACAGAATGAAGATAGAATCAAACAGAATGAAGATGGAATCAAACAGAATGAAGATAGAATCAAACAGATTGAAGATAGAAGCAAACAGATTGAAGATAGAAGCAAACAGAATGAAGATAGAAGCAAACAGAATAAAGAAGAAATTAGAGCATTGAAGGAGGACaatgaaactttaaaaaaatgtaagcaaCCAATCATGTTATTACTATTTTCTTTTCTCGTGtcaaaattatatttgtttaaagCAAATGATATACTTTAACTTGAATCTCGCAAAAAGCTAGAAGCAAACAAAATTAGTGTGGCATTAAGAGTAGCCAATATGAAATTCGTGTAATAAAGTCAAATTAAAACATCGAAAAACGTAATTAATTTACATTATGTTGTCCTCCTGGACGGGAGACAAGATGATGACataaatagaagtttttatctaaatcagaaaaatatcagtgCAATGAAGTatcaagggaaattccctagtCAAATAATTCTGTAACCCTAAAAAGTTTGAGGTTTTAGAATGTATAAGAAAGGAGTAGTCTAGAATCGTCTAAAGAaatgaataataaataaacGGGAGTCCGAATAAATTCATTGCTACGAGAACTTACGATCTGAACAATCACAACGAAAATTTTTTCTTCCCAAAATATAGCAATATCTTAATTTATACGGAAATCAGCATCATACGCTTCGTGAGGAAGGTTTTTAGGACGACGTTGAATGCGCAAGACGTGTAAAAGTTTTCGTATTCCTGATATAGAAAAATTTGACGTTGAAGGTTATATTGCTACGGTGTGGATCAACGTCAAAACATTAATCAAAGAACAAGTGACAGACATAAGGTCTTCCAAGATACAACTGTCCATGTAGATTATGTAAAAAAGAAGATATTTCCACTTATTTGTTCAGTCATTGTCAatgaataatatagatattatcttTTCATGAACAAGCGAGATTATTCTAAATATATCTAAACATTTAATAATAATTTCCCATTTCGTTTTCCGTCAATACAGATTGCGTCATTTACTGCACAACGTATTTTGTTTCGATTTTTTGACACTTTGGAAGATTTCACACCTCAAATGTTACATAAAAAAGGAGTATCAAATTTTAACCCTATTAATTATATAGCAAAGAAGATCCCGCTGTCTACATATTCTCGTCAAGGGTTGTAGCTCCCTACACACAAATTctctttttctcaaaaaaacagTGTGTTGATTAGGTCGACTTTACAATCGTTTTCTCTCCAATGACTCGATAATAGGAATTActacttaataaaagaagtcaaGTGTTTTTACATGAAATCCATAGCCTGTATTAGGTCTGCAAAATAGTACTTCGCTATGGTTGACTTTACGAGGACGCTTGTAGAAGAACTTTCtacaatgaagaaaaaaacttttgtcgGAATTTCTTATTGATAGTCCCGCTTTCTTTATTAATTAGTTTTTCTTTCATGTTTAGCGAAAGAGTTCACAAAACTTGCAAGCCTGGATGCTTTGAAGATTGTTTCAGAAAAGATTGGAAGTAAGTGGAAGGATTTGGCCAGAGGACTAAAAATCATATCAAACGTCACTGTAGACATAAATGatgaaattaaaagaaagaGACATAGTGAAGACGAAAGTTCGGAAACTTCTAACAAGAAACAAAAACTTGGCGAATACAAGGTTGCCCATAAGAACGAGGAAAAATGTCTTAATGAAGTTAACATGAACAAATGCTTTGATAATATCAGAAGTGAAATTCCATGGGATGAGctgaaaaatcaattaaaattaatagaGCGTCAGGATATTGTTGATACAATCACGTCAACAACGTGTTGTACGCGCGGTAAGATGTGATGTAATAATTTTCTGAAGCAGTATAAACTGTATTAAACACTGCTTTCATAATAACCCAAATTTTTAGGGCGTTAGAGGCTCGTCAGTAAGAACACTTACCATTTGTCAATAGCGTTTAAATGAGAATTTTTAACTCTATAAAGCTGGGAAGAATGCCACCCTTactattatttcattttgcgataaatttttgtcttaataaaaatttagaaataagtTGGAAATTCTTTGACTTAACCCTATTCCTCATTCAGCCCCTTCTGTTTTTGTCTCTTAACtttgaaataaagtaaaaaatttaattttcgatAATAAATACTTTTCTAATGTCAGTGCTACttggaaaaaaattgattttgttgttttgtaaaaCCCGCAGATTTTACGATCTAATTATACATGCCACTAAAATACTGACTCGTAACTAGTTAATTGAAAAACAAATTCAGATAACCGATTACTTAATATACGATGACGTACTTAAAAATAATGACGTCTGGCTGAGATGGTGTAGTTGTAAACAAAAACGCTACTTACGACCATCAACtctttgtctttttttcttttgaagcGCTCTAAAAAAGAAGCTTAAATTTtatagtgtttatttttttagggtTGAAAGAGTGCTCCATATCACTTAAGCAACAATACAAGAAAGAATTATCGGATTGGAAAATGGCTTCAGCGTTTAAAACTGAATCTGGTAGAAAATATACAATCAAAGATCGTAGTAATGCCTATGTAGACTTGGTAGTAGGGCAATGGAATGAAACATTTGCTAGCGATCAAGAACACTTTCAAAAGAACATTAagtcaaacaaagaaaaaatcgaCATAAAGAATATCGTTCAGCAAGGTGATGAAGCCATTTTAATTAGAGGTATTGCAGGTATTGGCAAGACTTCGTTCGTGGAGAATTTTGTTTTACAATGGGCAAACGAGAACATTTTGACAGATATTGACTTTGTGTTTAAATTTACATGTCGTGAGCTAAACGCGGTAGGAAATATCTCTAGCTGGGAAGAACTTGTGAAACGATTTTTTCCAAACATTGGCTATTTTGATGggctatttaaaaatttaattgaaaacaATGCTAGAGTTCTCATAATCATTGACGGTATCGACGAATTTCGATACCTTAATGATCTAACCAAATATTCAGAGGGAAAATTTGCACAAGATTTTGTTTCCCTTATTCACGATGCAATCGTCCAGAAGATATCCCTACTTTCAAAAGGCAAAGTGATTGTATGCGGACGACCGCAGGCTTGTGATGTCATTAAAAACATACTCCAAGAAAAGAATTCGCAGCTTAAATTAATTGAAGTGTCCGGCTTTAGTGAGGACAACGTTGACACTTACATTAGGAAATTTTTCCTATGTAATGAAGAGAAAATTAATTCTTTGAAGACTGCCCTTAATGAGATTGAAAACCTTAAATCCATGGCTTATATAcctatttatttgtatataataTGTACCGTTTTTAATTCGGAACAGAAGCTGGAAGAACTAAATACGATCACAAAATTGAACATTGCAGCATGCTTGGTATTTTTGAGGGACCACATGACCGAGTTTAAAGGAAAAAATTGTGCGCTCATTAAATTATCTGAGAGCGAACATGTTTTACGGATGATTAAAATTACTTCGGAATTTGCGTTTAAGTCACTTGAGCAGCAAAGAATTCTTTTCACACA
This DNA window, taken from Hydractinia symbiolongicarpus strain clone_291-10 chromosome 15, HSymV2.1, whole genome shotgun sequence, encodes the following:
- the LOC130629179 gene encoding uncharacterized protein LOC130629179; its protein translation is MAAASQAGGSTPQDVINKNEYQVKLVAPINECCDYLLDMLHDPGRGDMPKDKVKLYQALKPFEKKLQKHNLDIALPGNGETDSKSFDITTLCDILINCCPKIKKPKGGWKIKAPKETDLSDGAEIIRIRNARNSVMHAKALSEAKYVELWDAIQAILHRNGYDIKKITDLKTLSLKEYCLKNELFQIKLQKAEQDIMKDDVKQNKDRIKQNKDGIKQNEDRIKQNEDGIKQNEDRIKQIEDRSKQIEDRSKQNEDRSKQNKEEIRALKEDNETLKKSKEFTKLASLDALKIVSEKIGSKWKDLARGLKIISNVTVDINDEIKRKRHSEDESSETSNKKQKLGEYKVAHKNEEKCLNEVNMNKCFDNIRSEIPWDELKNQLKLIERQDIVDTITSTTCCTRGLKECSISLKQQYKKELSDWKMASAFKTESGRKYTIKDRSNAYVDLVVGQWNETFASDQEHFQKNIKSNKEKIDIKNIVQQGDEAILIRGIAGIGKTSFVENFVLQWANENILTDIDFVFKFTCRELNAVGNISSWEELVKRFFPNIGYFDGLFKNLIENNARVLIIIDGIDEFRYLNDLTKYSEGKFAQDFVSLIHDAIVQKISLLSKGKVIVCGRPQACDVIKNILQEKNSQLKLIEVSGFSEDNVDTYIRKFFLCNEEKINSLKTALNEIENLKSMAYIPIYLYIICTVFNSEQKLEELNTITKLNIAACLVFLRDHMTEFKGKNCALIKLSESEHVLRMIKITSEFAFKSLEQQRILFTQKEFENVDKDCLKTIEESGIIEKVEGDDDGDFYQFKHLVLQEFFSAVYMFLVGIDVEPVSKLPNMRNCIPLLAGLYGLLKNNENVSQYIKKFVIGLNASPSDLTVENLFQFNDKEIFLSIYHEYRGEVSADVIRRVWKNRILSISYHHTFSQFIFFFLKSKTVDLDLLDIEFKMVDGQMKESEIQKLVSLNSIDELILKFVRTSLSVWSVSLLSECISNGLNVRSLSIYEGDLSDDHIKCLQSCIPHLRILNLTRDSEMTLTSMQHLSKSIKQGLEKISNFSSYFFHLVVCYFCDMKRWKL